The Carassius gibelio isolate Cgi1373 ecotype wild population from Czech Republic chromosome B11, carGib1.2-hapl.c, whole genome shotgun sequence genomic sequence TTGATGATATAATGGCAGTGACATTTCATCCAGTCTATTAATTTGtggaaaacacattaaatattcaGTTCTCATTCAATGACTGAAGCAAACCATTTCTGTATGAGCATGGTTTTAGTTTCTGAATCAgttcatttagatatttttttgggGAGCGTTAATTAATGAATGTCAGTATGAAATGCCTGTTCTGCAATTAACAGACTAATTACAAGAATGCAGAACAACCTGAAAACATGTCTTCAGAAAATGTTCTGAAGAATATAATCATCCAGTTTTGATTACCACTGAAATTCATTGTATAAAACAAGTTCTTTtaagttccacagaagaaagaaagtcataggtTTGGACCgtgggagagtaaatgatggcagagttTTTATTTAGGTGAGctttaaaagaataaatatttaaacagatCTGCTTTcactattaatatttaaaaagcttGTGTCTGCAAAATCTAAATCATGTGATCTACGCAACATggaaagataaataaaaacaaaaaaaacaggaaactatcataaaatatttttccttgaaaaaTTCCAGAAGCAGAAGCATTTTTAAAAGGACACTCTAGAGTAGACAAATGATTTTCAATACTCAAAAGAAAGATGAATTCAACTGATAGATTTCGGAAATCTACCAAGGGGGGTTACATGTATTTACAAGTAAAAATACACAGAGTGAAAAATTTTCTTTGAAATGGGTCGAGCCTCATGAATTTGCATGTAAGTTCTGACAGTAGAAGTCAAAATAGCTTGAAAGCATGATTGATTTCCTATGAATTTTACCATTCACCCATTTTTAAAAAGTCAACAGCTATATCCCCTCTCTGTCAACTCTAGCAGCTTATCCGTTTCATCAGGGGTTACATCTGTACGTTTCAAGAGATGGTGACATTAGGCTACTGAAggttgaaaaatgtacttaagagatgtgtttttacttCATTCTGACACATGAATCCATTCGTCATGATTGATGGTTAGTCTTCCGATACATGGCATTTGAGTGTGTTTTTGTTCCAAGCttaagaaagaaatgtttttgtcatgttaCCGAAATGCCAAAGCAAAACCTGATGAATGTTGTGGTGAATCCACAAAAGAGATAAACATCAGTAAATTCGGTTAAAGATGTGTcacatgtatgtgtgtaaataaaggctgcatttaaagGAGGAAAAAGTTATACCTTTTCATAAGCCACTGTTAATATTTTTGGAACTGGCACATGTCCAACACAAACAATCAGTTTGTACAATAGTTAAACAGTTAAAGATGAAATCATTCTAAGCCACAAATCATTTTACAGGTTTGTGAAGGTCAAGGGTGTGATTGCATGTTTCGAAGTCAATGGTTTTATTCTGCGTCTGGGCACAGTCAGGTCTCACTCACATTCCATCTATTCACTGGAACTGGAAATCTGACACCGTGTGGGATGCAACAGGGCTATATAAGACACTCTTTAGTGCAAATTAGTTTAAGTGCTTAGTTTTCGACATTGAAGGACATCCTAACTTGCACAGATCTTCTCGCTCAGCCATGTCGGTCCGTCGCAGCAGTAAGACGTTCACCACTCGGAGTGTGTTGGGGTCATCTTCCTCTGGTGCACAGGTCATGAACGGAGTGGGGAGTTTAGGGGCCTCCTTGTCTTTTGGTGGACAAAACTACGGCAGCGCTGGGGGCTTTGGTGGCCGCCTCTCCAGATCTTTGTCCACTTCATCTTTGACAACGGCTGGTCATGGTTATGAGGTCATGTTGCATGGCAGTGAGAAGCAGACAATGCAGAACCTCAATGACCGTCTGGCATCTTACCTGGAGCGGGTATGGTTAACTTGAAATTGTAacagaaattacatttcaaaaatcttaaaaatcttcTTCTAAGGAACACTGATCAATGatttttaaaacacatatttataaaaaaaataccttaatATTTTTACAATGCGTGTATGTGTCAATAGCattaaaattgtttatatattaactctttaaaaaataaaaatatcaaaattattcTACAGTACGTAATAAATATTACTAGAAATCCAAAAATGAATGTTATAGCATGCTATATTTAAATTCTGTGTAATGGATGGAACAATGCTTTTAATAAAACGTATTATAATTGTTAATTTTAATTGaagttttttttgcttgtttgtctttaagaaatttttttttaaaattttgtaaggttgttcattttattatttgtatcatTGGATTACTTTATATGGATacagttattgtcatattttcatgttttttttttttttttggttttctaaATATTTAGGCGGCATTATCAAAAAATTCAAATAACTTTATTTCTGTCTCAAGTCTTAATATTTCTGCATTCCCTGAAATCAAATGATGTAAGATTGTACAATAACAATTCAGCTAAAttcatccttgagattatgtggGCTGAACTTCTACCTCGTCTCGTCTTTAATGATTTTCTGAAGATCCGtgcatgtgttttgtgtttcaggTGCACACTTTAGAGCAGGCCAACAAGAAACTTGAGCTGCAAATTAAGGAGTTCTATGACAACAAGAGTCCGCTGCAGAGCAAAGACATGAGTGCTTATTTCAAAAGCATTTCAGATCTCCGCACACAGGTAGAGCTGCTGTCAATCATCCCAAAGATCCACACCCTTGAAATGACTGAAATGGCATGTGGTGAACGATGCCTCACCTTGTGCCATTATTCCAATGCTTTGTGTTTCAAATATCACACATACCACAGGGCAATCCTGTTCACACACTGTTAAGCATCCGTGTTAAACAGAGTGATactttctcttaaaaaaaaaagagaggcatGATGTTGTTATGCTAAATTAAATGATATCCACTGATTAACCCACATTTCtatttttccaaaagattaaCAGTCGTTATGTGGAGAACGCTAAGATCCGTCTGAGTCTGGACAACACCAAGCTCGCAGCTGAAGATTTTCGGCTGAAGTATGTGATGTGTTACACCAACACTCAGATTTTCAGACTGCAGAATGTTTAATTTTCAGTGTTAGTTGCTCCTTCTTCAGGATTATAGTTTAAGGAATACCATATACTCATTTTTCTCCTTGGCTTTGGCAGGTATGAGACGGAAATGAATCTGCGTTTGATCGTGGAATCGGATTTGGCTCGACTGCGGGGGGTTCTGGGGGAGATCAAACTCTCCATTGGAGATCTAGAGAACCTGCTTGCTGGACTGAAAGAGGAGCTGCTGTTCATCAAGAAGAACCACGAAGAGGTACATACTCAGTGCACCTTCACACATTTAACCAATTATTACACAAGAACAGTTTTTGGAAGCGTGAACGcttctttctctcctcttcttTTGCACAGGATCTGCATTCGTTGCGGCAGCAGCAGAGCGGTTCTGTTAATGTGGAGATGGACTGTGCAGGTCAGTCAAACATTGACAAGGAGCTGCAGGAGATGAGAGCGCAGTATGAGATGCTTATTGAGAAAAACCGCAGAGAAGCTGAAAAATGGTTCCAGAGCAAGGTGAGCCAGTACGACAAGTTCACCTTCAAAAAAACAATATGTCAGGCCTAGCATAGGCGGGTGCACTTTCCTCTGAAAGGTCACAGGATTCTAAGATATAAAAAGAGTGGAATGCAATTCATTGTCtcaatgttttttaaagtaaatccCTTAATAATGATTGAAATGCCAGCTGTCTGATGATACGCTTCAGAACAATGGTCTGTATAAAAGGAATGCGATTTGCGATAGTCAAGTAATCGTTAAGTCTTTCTTTGCTGTAAAAACTTCCGAATATTTCGCATTTGTCTGGCTTAGACAACTGTAGGGGGTGGAAAGTATTTTAACTCAGTCTAAGTCATTATATAGTCTCATGgtaattattaattatgttatGTAGCAAGTTTGTATGAATTCATAcaaatagggccctatgaaatccattttTATCATCATGTATTCCTCATTATTTTATCGGTGTCATTATTTTTAGGCGGAGGTGCTGCAGACTCAGGTGACCAGCAGCTACACTGAAATCAAGACCTCTCAGACTCAACTCACTGATCTGAAGAGAACTTTCCAGAGCCTGGAGATAGAACTACAGGGCCTTCTCACAATGGTATATTCTCACAGGAGATATCTGATGATCTCTGCTTATTTTTCATTATACAACAGTTATTTCCGGTCCTTGAATGTGATTGGCTGAGCAGCATTACAAAAGCCCTATTATAGGCACCTTGACTTTTTACTGTTCATTCCGTTTTTTGTAAAAATCCAGTCATCTAAATAGGAATTCACACCATCAGGAACATCTTGTGAGATGGAGCAGATTTTGCAATCAGTGGGTCATGTGAATTCATCTCATTGACCAGCAGAAGGCTTCTCCATTTCCGTTTCAGTAGGAATCCACGGATTCAAGTCAAGTTACTGTttaatgagtcactgaatcattcaaacgattcattcaaaaacaaataatcttTACCAGATAGAAGTGACTGTGAGCAGCAAATCATTAATTCAACCAATTAGTTcagaattgtgactttttatttcacagttctGAAATTTTCTCCCAAATACGAATTTACTTCTTCTTGATTTaagagatataaaataaaatatatctcaGAAAtatagtcagaattgcaagatataaactcgcaattgcatgttataaagtcagaattttgagcgattaatttgtctttttttctcagaattgcgactttatattttgcaatatttcaattctgagtttattacAAGCAATTGCACGTTTTTTCCCTTAGAATTGGATTTTATAACTCTTTAACTTTATAGCTTATATCTGACAATTCCATGAAAAGAAGTCCGATTTGTAAAATATAATCTTGCAATTgcatgaaaaaagtcagaattgcaagataaaacattttttattttttattcagtagtGTGGGCTTCCATAGATAGTTGTATGCACACATTTGTTgccaaaaataactaaaaacgtTAAAATGTAA encodes the following:
- the LOC127968040 gene encoding keratin, type I cytoskeletal 19-like yields the protein MSVRRSSKTFTTRSVLGSSSSGAQVMNGVGSLGASLSFGGQNYGSAGGFGGRLSRSLSTSSLTTAGHGYEVMLHGSEKQTMQNLNDRLASYLERVHTLEQANKKLELQIKEFYDNKSPLQSKDMSAYFKSISDLRTQINSRYVENAKIRLSLDNTKLAAEDFRLKYETEMNLRLIVESDLARLRGVLGEIKLSIGDLENLLAGLKEELLFIKKNHEEDLHSLRQQQSGSVNVEMDCAGQSNIDKELQEMRAQYEMLIEKNRREAEKWFQSKAEVLQTQVTSSYTEIKTSQTQLTDLKRTFQSLEIELQGLLTMKTNLEQSLADVGMRHAAQLSQLQLRIDHLQEELQRLNANIQQQASEYQILLDIKMRLEIEIAEYRRLLDGEAHTTFISTSASSTSKTSVTETETVTKMVEIKEEEEHNPHLQRRVKVIVEEIVDGKVVSSSVEEKLQEIS